In one window of Streptomyces sp. NBC_01224 DNA:
- a CDS encoding helix-turn-helix domain-containing protein: MAPRQTPTILQHRFGIELRRLREGAGMTAPTAADLLGTDRTVISNVEAGRFGISEERLRRLASIYECNDSSLIDALAGLTGGRKSGWWEEYRGKIPPGFLDVSALEHYAVRLRTVQIAHLPGLFHTEDHARAIFELFVPPMPRLEIELRVAHRLARQAVVTGEHSIPYTGVIHEAAIRMQIGGFGVTRAQLLHLLDASERPNVTLHVIPFAAGGFPLLGDSSVLYAEAPNQHLDTVQLDSPTGAVFIDSPTQLANFRTRLDMVEKVALTPVKSRDFIRSVVREL, from the coding sequence CTACAGCGGCCGACCTACTGGGCACCGACCGCACGGTCATCTCCAACGTGGAAGCCGGCCGCTTCGGCATCAGCGAAGAGCGCCTGCGTCGACTCGCCAGCATCTACGAATGCAACGATTCGTCCCTGATCGACGCACTGGCTGGACTGACTGGTGGGCGGAAGTCCGGCTGGTGGGAGGAGTACCGGGGCAAGATCCCGCCGGGCTTTCTGGATGTATCAGCACTTGAGCACTACGCCGTGCGCCTACGAACTGTCCAGATCGCACACCTTCCCGGCCTGTTTCATACCGAGGACCACGCACGCGCAATTTTCGAACTCTTCGTCCCACCCATGCCGCGCCTCGAAATCGAACTACGCGTGGCACACCGCTTGGCCCGCCAGGCCGTGGTCACCGGAGAGCACTCGATCCCGTACACCGGCGTGATCCACGAAGCCGCGATCAGGATGCAGATCGGAGGCTTCGGCGTCACGCGCGCTCAGCTGCTGCACCTGCTGGATGCGAGTGAACGCCCCAATGTCACGCTGCACGTCATCCCGTTCGCAGCCGGCGGCTTCCCGCTCCTCGGCGACTCATCCGTCCTGTACGCGGAGGCTCCCAATCAGCATCTGGACACAGTGCAGTTGGACTCACCCACGGGAGCAGTCTTCATCGACTCACCCACGCAACTGGCGAACTTTCGCACCAGGCTGGACATGGTCGAGAAGGTGGCGTTGACTCCCGTGAAGTCCAGGGATTTCATCCGCTCAGTAGTCAGAGAACTGTAA
- a CDS encoding DUF397 domain-containing protein: protein MSGLHWLKSSFSDAGGNNCIEVAALEGEDVAIRESESPERIVTTDRATLRALVLGLKSSKVGFG, encoded by the coding sequence GTGTCCGGCCTGCATTGGTTGAAGTCATCGTTCTCCGACGCAGGAGGGAACAACTGCATCGAAGTTGCTGCACTAGAGGGCGAAGATGTCGCGATCCGCGAGAGCGAGAGCCCGGAACGCATCGTCACGACGGACCGGGCCACACTCCGTGCGCTTGTACTCGGACTGAAGTCCAGCAAGGTGGGCTTCGGCTGA
- a CDS encoding dienelactone hydrolase family protein, with the protein MTTVTTRTVEYPADGLTMIGHLALPAGVDRRPAVLLGPEGMGLSDVERRRADALAELGYVALAFDLHGGRYLGDPEEMLARCMPLLADPDRMRGIGHAALDVLGTEPRTDPDRIAAVGYGTGGAIALELGRDGVNLRAIGTVNATTTGRPGEAARIRCPVWAGVGSEDPIMPPSQRDAFTAEMQAAGVDWRLAVYGGALHAFHHPPVDHPVVPGVGYHPRHAQRAWRDVVDLLAECLPVTEDLVSPSSATR; encoded by the coding sequence ATGACGACGGTTACAACGCGTACGGTCGAGTACCCGGCCGACGGTTTGACGATGATCGGGCATCTCGCGCTCCCGGCCGGTGTCGACCGCCGGCCCGCGGTGCTGCTCGGACCAGAGGGCATGGGGCTCAGCGACGTCGAGCGCCGCCGGGCCGATGCTCTCGCTGAGCTGGGATATGTAGCGCTGGCCTTCGACCTTCACGGCGGGCGCTATTTGGGTGACCCCGAGGAGATGCTGGCCCGTTGCATGCCGCTGCTCGCCGATCCCGACCGGATGCGGGGCATCGGCCATGCGGCGCTCGACGTGTTGGGCACCGAACCGCGGACCGACCCCGATCGGATAGCCGCCGTCGGCTACGGCACCGGGGGCGCCATCGCGCTGGAACTCGGGCGCGATGGCGTCAACCTGCGCGCGATCGGGACAGTCAACGCAACTACCACGGGCCGACCGGGCGAGGCGGCGCGCATTCGCTGCCCGGTGTGGGCCGGGGTCGGGTCGGAAGACCCGATCATGCCGCCCTCGCAACGGGACGCGTTCACCGCCGAGATGCAGGCCGCGGGCGTCGACTGGCGCCTCGCGGTCTACGGCGGCGCCTTGCACGCCTTCCACCACCCGCCGGTCGACCACCCCGTGGTCCCCGGCGTCGGCTACCACCCACGGCACGCGCAGCGAGCCTGGCGCGACGTCGTCGACCTGCTCGCCGAGTGCCTGCCCGTGACGGAGGATCTGGTCAGTCCAAGCTCGGCCACCCGCTGA
- the mnmA gene encoding tRNA 2-thiouridine(34) synthase MnmA: MTETSQRPLRVLAAMSGGVDSAVAAARAAEAGHDVTGVHLALSANPQSFRTGARGCCTIEDSRDARRAADVIGIPFYVWDLAERFREDVVDDFIAEYEAGRTPNPCLRCNEKIKFAALLDKALALGFDAVCTGHYATVVLNEDGSRELHRASDMAKDQSYVLGVLDEKQLAHAMFPLGDTLTTKDEIRAEAERRGLAVAKKPDSHDICFIADGDTQGFLASRLGTAEGDIVDESGTKVGTHEGAFGFTIGQRKGLRIGHPAPDGKPRYVLDISPVNNTVTVGPVESLDVTALTAIKPRWCGTAPAGPGTYTAQLRAHGGETEVTAELVDGTLHVTFTEPVRGVAPGQAVVLYDGTRVVGSATIATTARRETAPAG, from the coding sequence ATGACTGAGACTTCCCAGCGCCCCCTCCGTGTGCTCGCCGCCATGTCCGGCGGTGTCGACTCCGCCGTCGCCGCGGCCCGTGCCGCCGAGGCGGGCCATGACGTGACCGGTGTGCACCTCGCCCTCTCCGCGAACCCGCAGTCCTTCCGTACCGGAGCGCGCGGCTGTTGCACGATCGAGGACTCCCGCGACGCGCGCCGCGCCGCGGATGTCATCGGCATCCCGTTCTACGTCTGGGACCTGGCGGAACGCTTCCGCGAGGACGTCGTGGACGACTTCATCGCCGAGTACGAGGCCGGGCGCACCCCCAACCCGTGTCTGCGCTGCAACGAGAAGATCAAGTTCGCCGCGCTGCTCGACAAGGCCCTCGCCCTCGGCTTCGACGCCGTGTGCACCGGCCACTACGCCACCGTCGTACTGAACGAGGACGGCAGCCGCGAGCTGCACCGCGCCTCCGACATGGCCAAGGACCAGTCGTACGTCCTCGGCGTCCTGGACGAGAAGCAGCTCGCTCACGCGATGTTCCCGCTCGGTGACACCCTCACCACCAAGGACGAGATCCGTGCCGAGGCCGAGCGCCGGGGCCTCGCCGTCGCCAAGAAGCCCGACAGCCATGACATCTGCTTCATCGCCGACGGCGACACCCAGGGCTTCCTGGCGAGCCGGCTCGGCACGGCCGAGGGCGACATCGTCGACGAGTCGGGTACGAAGGTCGGCACCCACGAGGGCGCCTTCGGCTTCACCATCGGCCAGCGCAAGGGCCTGCGCATCGGCCACCCCGCCCCGGACGGCAAGCCGCGCTACGTCCTGGACATCTCCCCGGTGAACAACACGGTGACGGTCGGCCCGGTCGAGTCCCTCGACGTCACCGCGCTCACCGCCATCAAGCCCCGCTGGTGCGGCACCGCCCCGGCCGGCCCCGGCACGTACACCGCCCAGCTCCGCGCCCACGGCGGCGAGACCGAGGTGACGGCGGAACTCGTCGACGGGACGCTGCACGTCACCTTCACCGAACCGGTACGGGGCGTGGCCCCCGGCCAGGCGGTCGTGCTGTACGACGGCACCCGCGTGGTCGGCTCGGCGACGATCGCGACGACGGCGCGGCGGGAGACGGCTCCGGCCGGCTGA
- a CDS encoding N-acetylmuramoyl-L-alanine amidase, with translation MGTKGTAGAKGSAGAKSGHGISRRGLLIGTAVTAVGAAALAREKLERAWWRLPGVDKPRTPGEVDYARAEWISASPANWRRADRPADYPIDRVVIHVTQGSYRGAVKVFQDPGHGAAAHYVVRKDGHVTQMIRELDVAFHAGNRSYNERSVGIEHEGFVDRPQDFTAAMYGASARLTAAICGRYGMPVDREHIIGHVEVPGTDHTDPGPHWDWDRYLKLVRAAGAR, from the coding sequence ATGGGGACCAAGGGGACGGCGGGCGCCAAGGGCTCCGCGGGGGCGAAGTCCGGGCACGGCATCAGCCGCCGCGGGTTGCTGATCGGCACTGCCGTCACGGCGGTGGGCGCGGCCGCGCTGGCGCGGGAGAAGCTGGAGCGCGCCTGGTGGCGATTGCCCGGGGTGGACAAGCCCCGCACGCCGGGCGAGGTGGACTACGCGCGGGCCGAGTGGATATCGGCGTCCCCGGCGAACTGGCGGCGGGCCGACCGCCCCGCCGACTACCCGATCGACCGGGTAGTCATCCATGTCACCCAGGGCAGCTACCGAGGCGCTGTGAAGGTCTTCCAGGACCCGGGACACGGGGCGGCGGCGCACTATGTGGTGCGCAAGGACGGCCATGTGACGCAGATGATCCGTGAGCTGGATGTGGCGTTCCACGCGGGGAACAGGTCGTACAACGAACGCAGTGTCGGCATCGAGCACGAGGGGTTCGTGGACCGTCCGCAGGACTTCACGGCGGCGATGTACGGGGCGTCGGCGCGGCTGACGGCGGCCATATGCGGGCGGTACGGGATGCCGGTGGACCGCGAGCACATCATCGGGCATGTGGAGGTGCCGGGCACGGACCACACCGATCCGGGTCCGCACTGGGACTGGGACCGGTATCTGAAGCTGGTGCGGGCGGCGGGCGCCCGGTGA
- a CDS encoding cysteine desulfurase family protein, whose product MAYLDHAATTPMLPEAIAAMTAQLAVTGNASSLHAAGRRARRTVEESRETLADALGARPSEVVFTSGGTEADNLAVKGLYWARRAADPHRTRVLASPVEHHAVLDAVDWLAEHEGANVEYLPVDPYGRVHLDALREAILRNPDDVALVTVMWANNEIGTIMSVRELADVAREFDVPMHADAVQAFGQLEVDFARSGLAAMTVSAHKIGGPFGIGALLLGREYTPVPVLHGGGQERHVRSGTLDVPAIAAFAVAGRLAADGREEFAHEIGGLRDDLVAAVLAAVPDAVLGGDPTPGGRLPANAHFTFPGCEGDSLLLLLDAQGIECSTGSACTAGIAQPSHVLLATGTDPDLARGTLRFSLGHTSTKQDVDEVARAIGPAVERARTAGLS is encoded by the coding sequence ATGGCTTACCTCGACCACGCCGCGACCACGCCGATGCTTCCGGAGGCGATCGCGGCGATGACCGCCCAGCTCGCCGTCACCGGTAACGCGTCCTCACTGCACGCCGCCGGGCGCCGGGCCCGCCGTACCGTCGAGGAGTCGAGAGAGACCCTCGCCGATGCCCTCGGCGCACGCCCCAGCGAGGTGGTCTTCACCTCCGGAGGCACCGAGGCCGACAACCTCGCGGTGAAGGGGCTGTACTGGGCCCGCCGCGCTGCCGACCCCCACCGCACCCGGGTGCTGGCCAGCCCCGTCGAGCACCACGCGGTGCTGGACGCCGTCGACTGGCTCGCAGAGCACGAGGGCGCGAACGTCGAATACCTCCCCGTCGATCCGTACGGACGCGTCCACCTGGACGCACTGCGCGAGGCGATCCTCCGTAACCCCGACGATGTCGCGCTGGTCACCGTGATGTGGGCCAACAACGAGATCGGCACGATCATGTCGGTGCGTGAACTGGCCGACGTGGCCCGTGAGTTCGACGTACCGATGCATGCCGACGCGGTGCAGGCGTTCGGGCAGCTGGAAGTCGACTTCGCCCGGTCCGGCCTCGCCGCGATGACGGTCAGCGCGCACAAGATCGGCGGACCGTTCGGCATCGGCGCGCTGCTGCTCGGCCGCGAGTACACCCCCGTGCCCGTGCTCCACGGCGGCGGCCAGGAGCGGCACGTCCGCTCGGGCACCCTCGATGTGCCCGCCATCGCCGCCTTCGCCGTCGCGGGGCGGCTGGCCGCCGACGGGCGCGAGGAGTTCGCCCACGAGATCGGCGGACTCCGCGACGACCTGGTCGCGGCCGTGCTGGCAGCCGTCCCCGACGCCGTCCTCGGCGGCGACCCGACGCCGGGCGGGCGGCTCCCCGCCAACGCCCACTTCACCTTCCCCGGCTGCGAGGGCGACTCCCTGCTCCTGCTGCTGGACGCCCAGGGCATCGAATGCTCCACCGGCTCCGCGTGCACCGCGGGGATCGCCCAGCCGAGCCATGTCCTGCTGGCCACCGGCACCGACCCGGACCTGGCCCGCGGCACCCTGCGCTTCTCGCTCGGCCACACATCCACCAAACAGGACGTCGACGAGGTGGCCCGCGCCATCGGCCCGGCGGTGGAGCGGGCACGGACGGCGGGCCTCAGCTGA
- a CDS encoding DUF2199 domain-containing protein: protein MTSHLPSCSCCGDSLTDERRIDVGFNLPDAALTAPEEARHRLGPSALLRVDGIGSFIRCLLPVRLTHETELVLGIWLEVDEATLRKAHDLWEDHSYADLAFSGRLSNKIRPWGDDLLGAPFTARVADPEELPYLVAGHHPTAARVLEDTWDRDHVLSRFPHQLPVDVRTGLGDRWSVVRTAGLTARFTEGTDQFNGPDRSAAVTVFTDDTPERTPEDFLSALLVGAPDKLPAQRLTEPLPGGLRHAFWLTPDDHGRERYEFYGFAVPASGTGAGVFCTHEDPADLAWAQQVWRSLDWAGPS, encoded by the coding sequence GTGACCAGCCACCTGCCCTCCTGTTCCTGCTGCGGCGACTCCCTTACGGACGAGCGGCGCATCGACGTCGGATTCAACCTGCCCGACGCTGCCCTCACCGCACCCGAAGAGGCCCGGCATCGGCTCGGCCCCTCCGCGCTGCTCCGGGTGGACGGCATCGGCTCCTTCATCCGCTGTCTGCTGCCCGTCCGGCTGACGCACGAGACCGAGCTGGTCCTGGGCATATGGCTGGAGGTCGACGAGGCCACCCTCCGCAAGGCCCACGACCTGTGGGAGGACCACAGTTACGCGGATCTCGCCTTCAGCGGGAGGCTCTCCAACAAGATTCGTCCCTGGGGCGACGACCTGCTGGGCGCCCCGTTCACCGCCCGGGTCGCCGACCCTGAGGAGCTGCCCTACCTCGTCGCCGGCCACCACCCGACAGCCGCCCGCGTCCTGGAAGACACCTGGGACCGGGACCACGTCCTCAGCCGCTTCCCGCACCAGCTCCCCGTCGACGTCCGCACCGGCCTCGGCGACCGCTGGTCCGTCGTCCGCACTGCGGGCCTCACCGCCCGGTTCACCGAAGGAACGGACCAGTTCAACGGGCCGGACCGCAGCGCGGCCGTGACCGTGTTCACCGACGACACCCCGGAACGTACCCCCGAGGACTTCCTCTCCGCACTGCTCGTCGGCGCCCCCGACAAGCTTCCCGCGCAGCGGCTCACCGAGCCTCTGCCCGGCGGCCTCCGCCACGCCTTCTGGCTGACCCCGGACGACCACGGCCGGGAGAGGTACGAGTTCTACGGCTTCGCGGTACCGGCTTCCGGCACCGGCGCCGGGGTCTTCTGCACCCACGAGGACCCCGCCGACCTCGCCTGGGCCCAGCAGGTCTGGCGGTCCCTCGACTGGGCCGGTCCTTCCTGA
- a CDS encoding helix-turn-helix transcriptional regulator has product MKSDRLLSILLLLQTRGLVPATELAERLEVSVRTIYRDIEALSASGVPVYAERGRHGGIALLPGFRTDVTGLTADEARALFVLAAQGAHAALGLDAALGSALRKVMAALPAPHRPAAELTSRRILVDPVRWMSGPQPVVDVAELHDAVFADRRLRLSYRHSGTRTPRTYTVDPYGLVVKAGVWYLVADRDGVPRLFRADRVQRATLTDDPVVRRPGVELADLWDALRKQVEERPGGVRLRVRVRRSRLDLFVRLHAGALTGEPWPEEQGERASAEGQGDWVRAELAVDSVEWARSLLSFGPNLEVLSPPEARTVLARHAAAVVALYGEADAEGG; this is encoded by the coding sequence GTGAAATCCGACCGGCTGCTCTCGATCCTCCTGCTGCTCCAGACCCGCGGCCTCGTGCCCGCCACCGAGCTCGCCGAGCGCCTCGAAGTCTCCGTACGCACCATCTACCGCGACATCGAGGCACTCTCCGCCTCCGGTGTCCCCGTCTACGCCGAGCGGGGGCGGCACGGCGGTATCGCGCTGCTGCCGGGATTCCGTACGGACGTCACCGGGCTCACCGCCGACGAGGCGCGCGCCCTCTTCGTTCTCGCCGCTCAGGGAGCCCATGCCGCGCTCGGCCTCGACGCGGCGCTCGGGTCCGCGCTGCGCAAGGTGATGGCGGCCCTGCCCGCACCGCACCGGCCCGCCGCCGAGCTGACCAGCAGAAGGATCCTGGTCGACCCGGTGCGCTGGATGAGCGGCCCGCAACCGGTCGTCGATGTCGCCGAACTGCACGACGCCGTGTTCGCCGACCGGCGGTTGCGGCTGAGCTACCGGCACAGCGGCACGCGGACCCCACGCACCTACACGGTCGATCCGTACGGCCTCGTCGTGAAAGCGGGCGTCTGGTACCTGGTGGCGGACCGGGACGGTGTGCCGCGGCTGTTCCGGGCGGACCGGGTGCAGCGGGCCACCCTCACCGACGATCCCGTTGTGCGCCGGCCGGGAGTGGAACTGGCCGATCTGTGGGACGCACTGCGCAAGCAGGTCGAGGAACGGCCCGGAGGTGTACGGCTGCGCGTGCGCGTGCGCCGTTCCCGGCTCGATCTGTTCGTACGCCTCCACGCCGGGGCCCTGACCGGGGAACCGTGGCCCGAGGAGCAGGGGGAGCGGGCGTCGGCCGAGGGGCAAGGGGATTGGGTGCGGGCCGAGTTGGCCGTGGACTCGGTGGAGTGGGCCCGCTCCCTGCTCTCCTTCGGCCCGAACCTCGAAGTGCTCTCGCCACCGGAGGCGCGGACCGTTCTCGCCCGTCACGCGGCGGCGGTCGTGGCGCTGTACGGGGAGGCGGATGCGGAGGGCGGGTGA